A genomic window from Nicotiana sylvestris chromosome 11, ASM39365v2, whole genome shotgun sequence includes:
- the LOC104232501 gene encoding putative Myb family transcription factor At1g14600 isoform X2, with translation MGNCERNNGGVRQYTRSKVPRLRWTPHLHQCFLLAIQKLGGHDKATPKLVLQMMDVRGLTISHVKSHLQMYRSMKNDVNWQGERSKSQPGKLQSLEDGHSHLQQKEVCVEEEKVLRYHSCCSPTIETLESPFMLLPPKRARMETTSCKPESLQNCRERIREAVANYSYSGDDYMQTINYTEKSGVNKEGITAFRWQQICDTQREAAVLPLCHTASPSLDFFQTSNLLTNAVQESKHLKLSMQEDENWKSSKKRKFDQSLRKIKNGEEEEEEDSCRLSLSLSLHHPCGQRSSTSASTNEAISSYSDCNYWNSFSEKHSLNLDLSIALS, from the exons ATGGGAAACTGCGAAAGGAATAATGGTGGAGTGAGGCAATATACAAGATCAAAAGTTCCTCGTTTGAGATGGACACCTCATCTTCATCAATGTTTTCTTCTTGCTATTCAAAAACTTGGAGGCCATGACA AAGCTACACCAAAGCTTGTTCTTCAGATGATGGATGTGAGAGGACTTACAATATCACATGTCAAAAGTCATCTCCAG ATGTACAGAAGCATGAAGAATGATGTTAACTGGCAAG GAGAAAGAAGCAAAAGTCAACCAGGAAAATTACAGTCCCTAGAAGATGGTCATTCTCATCTTCAACAAAAAGAAGTATGTGTTGAAGAAGAAAAAGTTTTGAGATACCATTCATGTTGTAGCCCCACCATTGAAACATTAGAATCTCCATTCATGTTACTGCCCCCTAAAAG AGCTCGAATGGAGACCACAAGTTGTAAGCCAGAGAGTCTGCAAAACTGCAGGGAGAGAATACGTGAAGCAGTAGCCAATTATTCGTATAGTGGTGATGATTACATGCAGACTATTAATTATACTGAGAAAAGTGGGGTAAATAAGGAAGGAATTACTGCTTTCAGATGGCAACAGATTTGTGATACACAAAGAGAAGCAGCAGTACTTCCCCTGTGCCATACTGCCTCTCCCTCACTCGATTTTTTTCAGACTTCTAATCTTCTTACCAATGCTGTTCAAGAATCTAAACATTTAAAG TTGTCCATGCAAGAGGATGAGAACTGGAAATCATCAAAGAAGCGTAAATTTGATCAAAGCTTGAGGAAGATAAagaatggagaagaagaagaagaagaagatagttgTAGATTGTCATTATCTCTCTCACTGCACCATCCTTGTGGTCAAAGAAGCAGTACTTCAGCTTCTACAAATGAGGCAATCTCTTCATACTCAGACTGTAACTACTGGAATTCTTTCTCAGAAAAGCATAGTCTCAATCTTGACCTATCTATTGCCTTGTCGTGA
- the LOC104232501 gene encoding putative Myb family transcription factor At1g14600 isoform X1, translating into MGNCERNNGGVRQYTRSKVPRLRWTPHLHQCFLLAIQKLGGHDKATPKLVLQMMDVRGLTISHVKSHLQMYRSMKNDVNWQAGERSKSQPGKLQSLEDGHSHLQQKEVCVEEEKVLRYHSCCSPTIETLESPFMLLPPKRARMETTSCKPESLQNCRERIREAVANYSYSGDDYMQTINYTEKSGVNKEGITAFRWQQICDTQREAAVLPLCHTASPSLDFFQTSNLLTNAVQESKHLKLSMQEDENWKSSKKRKFDQSLRKIKNGEEEEEEDSCRLSLSLSLHHPCGQRSSTSASTNEAISSYSDCNYWNSFSEKHSLNLDLSIALS; encoded by the exons ATGGGAAACTGCGAAAGGAATAATGGTGGAGTGAGGCAATATACAAGATCAAAAGTTCCTCGTTTGAGATGGACACCTCATCTTCATCAATGTTTTCTTCTTGCTATTCAAAAACTTGGAGGCCATGACA AAGCTACACCAAAGCTTGTTCTTCAGATGATGGATGTGAGAGGACTTACAATATCACATGTCAAAAGTCATCTCCAG ATGTACAGAAGCATGAAGAATGATGTTAACTGGCAAG CAGGAGAAAGAAGCAAAAGTCAACCAGGAAAATTACAGTCCCTAGAAGATGGTCATTCTCATCTTCAACAAAAAGAAGTATGTGTTGAAGAAGAAAAAGTTTTGAGATACCATTCATGTTGTAGCCCCACCATTGAAACATTAGAATCTCCATTCATGTTACTGCCCCCTAAAAG AGCTCGAATGGAGACCACAAGTTGTAAGCCAGAGAGTCTGCAAAACTGCAGGGAGAGAATACGTGAAGCAGTAGCCAATTATTCGTATAGTGGTGATGATTACATGCAGACTATTAATTATACTGAGAAAAGTGGGGTAAATAAGGAAGGAATTACTGCTTTCAGATGGCAACAGATTTGTGATACACAAAGAGAAGCAGCAGTACTTCCCCTGTGCCATACTGCCTCTCCCTCACTCGATTTTTTTCAGACTTCTAATCTTCTTACCAATGCTGTTCAAGAATCTAAACATTTAAAG TTGTCCATGCAAGAGGATGAGAACTGGAAATCATCAAAGAAGCGTAAATTTGATCAAAGCTTGAGGAAGATAAagaatggagaagaagaagaagaagaagatagttgTAGATTGTCATTATCTCTCTCACTGCACCATCCTTGTGGTCAAAGAAGCAGTACTTCAGCTTCTACAAATGAGGCAATCTCTTCATACTCAGACTGTAACTACTGGAATTCTTTCTCAGAAAAGCATAGTCTCAATCTTGACCTATCTATTGCCTTGTCGTGA